The Paenibacillus sp. RUD330 genome has a segment encoding these proteins:
- a CDS encoding riboflavin synthase, translating into MFTGLIEEIGTLQRVSQRGEALLLTIGASKVLDGVGLGDSISVNGVCLTVTSWDSRSFHVDVMPETYRHTNLKDLPAGSPVNLERAMAAGGRFGGHIVQGHVDGTGMITQRRVDANAVVFRIKPHDDALMRYVIPQGSITVDGISLTVTGTDGGGLDVSIIPHTLAQTVLQHKKAGDTVNLEGDIVGKYVDHLLHYGSRSESSPSESRPSGGLSAAFLADNGFI; encoded by the coding sequence ATGTTCACCGGCTTGATCGAAGAAATAGGCACTCTGCAGAGGGTGTCCCAGAGAGGCGAGGCGCTCTTGCTCACCATTGGAGCCTCCAAGGTTCTGGATGGCGTAGGCCTCGGGGACAGCATTTCCGTCAATGGAGTGTGCCTGACGGTTACTTCCTGGGACAGTCGAAGCTTCCATGTCGACGTCATGCCGGAAACGTACCGCCATACGAATCTGAAGGACCTCCCGGCCGGAAGCCCCGTCAATCTGGAACGCGCGATGGCGGCTGGAGGGAGATTCGGAGGGCATATCGTTCAAGGGCATGTGGACGGCACCGGCATGATCACGCAGCGCAGGGTCGACGCCAACGCGGTCGTGTTCCGGATCAAGCCTCATGACGACGCGCTTATGCGGTACGTCATTCCCCAGGGATCCATTACGGTCGACGGGATCAGCCTCACGGTAACCGGTACGGACGGCGGCGGGCTCGACGTATCGATCATCCCCCACACGCTGGCCCAGACGGTGCTTCAGCATAAAAAAGCCGGAGACACCGTCAACCTGGAAGGCGACATTGTCGGAAAATACGTGGATCATCTGCTTCATTACGGCAGCCGATCCGAATCCTCGCCTTCCGAGTCCCGTCCCTCCGGCGGTCTAAGCGCCGCATTCCTTGCCGATAATGGATTTATTTGA
- the ribD gene encoding bifunctional diaminohydroxyphosphoribosylaminopyrimidine deaminase/5-amino-6-(5-phosphoribosylamino)uracil reductase RibD: MERMDDGFYMDLALEMAARTTGQTSVNPVVGCVVVNSSRIVGIGAHLKRGEGHAEVHALHMAGEEAEGSTVYVTLEPCSHYGQTPPCCDRIIAARAAKVVIAAIDPNPAVAGSGARKLREAGIEVVTGVREAESRRLNEAFNKFITTGLPFVTLKTASTLDGKIAAKSGDSRWITGPESREAVHALRHRHQGIMVGIGTVLADDPSLSARLSVPALQPVRIVVDSTLRLPPKAKLMDGAAPVIVLASGAADPAKRAALEAAGAEVILCGNGRTVDLKLGMKLLGEREIGSILLEGGGRLNGGMLDNRLVDRIRLFFAPKIIGGGAASPGSFDFGGFLRMEEAITLGDTEMERFGDDWCLSGAPLYEREGG, encoded by the coding sequence ATGGAACGAATGGACGACGGATTTTATATGGATCTGGCCCTGGAGATGGCTGCAAGGACGACGGGCCAGACCTCGGTCAATCCGGTCGTCGGCTGCGTCGTCGTCAACAGCAGCCGCATCGTCGGCATCGGAGCGCATCTGAAACGGGGAGAAGGCCATGCCGAGGTTCATGCGCTCCATATGGCCGGCGAAGAGGCGGAAGGCTCGACCGTCTATGTGACGCTGGAGCCATGCAGCCACTACGGCCAGACGCCGCCTTGCTGCGACCGGATCATTGCCGCCCGCGCGGCCAAGGTCGTGATTGCGGCGATCGACCCTAATCCCGCTGTCGCGGGAAGCGGAGCCCGCAAGCTGCGCGAGGCCGGCATCGAGGTCGTCACCGGAGTCCGCGAGGCGGAATCCAGACGTCTGAATGAAGCGTTCAACAAATTCATTACGACCGGGCTCCCGTTCGTCACGCTCAAGACGGCTTCGACGCTGGACGGCAAAATCGCAGCGAAAAGCGGAGACAGCCGGTGGATTACCGGACCTGAATCGCGCGAGGCGGTCCATGCGCTGAGGCATCGGCATCAAGGCATCATGGTCGGGATCGGAACCGTGCTGGCCGACGATCCTTCGCTCAGCGCAAGGCTTTCCGTGCCGGCGCTCCAGCCGGTCCGGATCGTCGTCGATTCCACGCTGCGGCTCCCGCCGAAGGCCAAGCTGATGGATGGCGCCGCCCCGGTCATCGTGCTGGCGTCCGGCGCAGCCGACCCGGCGAAGCGGGCGGCTCTGGAAGCCGCCGGCGCCGAGGTGATCCTTTGCGGCAATGGCCGTACGGTCGACCTGAAGCTGGGAATGAAGCTGCTCGGCGAGAGAGAGATCGGCTCGATCCTCCTCGAAGGCGGGGGCAGGCTGAACGGCGGCATGCTGGACAACAGGCTCGTCGATCGGATCAGGCTGTTTTTCGCTCCGAAAATCATCGGAGGGGGAGCCGCTTCGCCGGGAAGCTTTGATTTCGGCGGGTTCCTGCGGATGGAAGAGGCGATAACCCTCGGGGATACGGAGATGGAGCGCTTCGGCGACGACTGGTGCTTGTCCGGAGCGCCGCTTTACGAAAGAGAAGGAGGCTGA
- a CDS encoding bifunctional 3,4-dihydroxy-2-butanone-4-phosphate synthase/GTP cyclohydrolase II, which translates to MEHFDHQEGATPFDTVEEAIQELLAGKPVIVVDDEDRENEGDLIALADKLSPAVVNFMITEARGLVCVPITAARAEELELPPMVSQNTDYHGTAFTVSVDHISTTTGISAHERAETIKALVDGTAKAGDFRRPGHIFPLIAKDGGVLRRAGHTEAAIDLARLCGSKPGAAICEIIKEDGTMARLSDLTAFKEKHGLKLITIQALIQYRHRRDKLVERVVEVNMPTDFGVFRAVAYTNETDGKEHVAFVKGEIDSSKPTLVRVHSECLTGDVFHSRRCDCGPQLAAALRQIEEAGSGVLLYMRQEGRGIGLINKLKAYKLQEQGFDTVEANLKLGFGADLRDYGIGAQILRDLGIAEMRLMTNNPRKIRGLEGYGLSVVERVPIQMERNESNANYLHTKKSKLGHLLEFEI; encoded by the coding sequence GTGGAACACTTTGACCATCAAGAAGGAGCGACACCGTTCGATACCGTCGAGGAAGCGATCCAGGAGCTGCTTGCAGGCAAGCCCGTCATCGTCGTCGACGACGAGGACCGCGAGAACGAAGGGGATCTGATCGCGCTGGCCGACAAGCTGTCTCCGGCCGTCGTCAATTTCATGATTACGGAGGCCCGCGGACTCGTCTGCGTGCCGATTACGGCGGCGAGAGCCGAGGAGCTGGAGCTGCCTCCGATGGTGTCGCAAAATACGGACTATCACGGGACGGCGTTCACGGTATCCGTCGACCACATCTCCACGACGACCGGAATATCCGCCCATGAGCGCGCGGAGACGATCAAGGCGCTGGTCGACGGGACGGCCAAGGCGGGCGACTTCCGCCGTCCCGGCCATATTTTCCCGCTGATCGCCAAGGACGGCGGGGTGCTGCGCCGGGCGGGACATACGGAAGCTGCGATCGATCTGGCCCGGCTGTGCGGCTCCAAGCCCGGAGCGGCGATCTGTGAAATCATCAAGGAAGACGGAACGATGGCCAGGCTGTCCGATCTGACCGCATTCAAGGAAAAGCACGGCTTGAAGCTCATAACGATTCAAGCTCTGATCCAGTACCGCCATCGCCGCGACAAGCTCGTCGAACGGGTGGTAGAAGTGAACATGCCGACCGACTTCGGTGTTTTCCGGGCTGTCGCCTACACCAACGAGACCGACGGGAAGGAGCATGTGGCCTTCGTGAAAGGAGAGATCGATTCCTCCAAGCCGACGCTTGTCCGCGTCCATTCGGAATGCTTGACGGGCGACGTCTTCCATTCGCGCCGCTGCGATTGCGGTCCGCAGCTGGCGGCGGCTCTCCGTCAGATCGAGGAAGCCGGCAGCGGCGTCCTGCTCTATATGAGGCAGGAAGGCAGAGGAATCGGGCTCATCAACAAACTCAAAGCCTACAAGCTGCAGGAGCAGGGATTCGATACCGTCGAGGCGAACCTGAAGCTCGGCTTCGGGGCAGACCTGCGCGACTACGGCATAGGAGCCCAGATCCTGCGCGACCTCGGCATTGCCGAGATGCGCCTGATGACGAACAATCCCCGCAAAATCCGCGGCCTGGAAGGCTATGGACTGAGCGTCGTGGAGCGGGTGCCGATCCAGATGGAGCGCAATGAAAGCAATGCGAACTATCTCCATACAAAAAAATCGAAGCTCGGCCATCTGTTGGAGTTTGAAATTTAA